A portion of the Flavobacterium magnum genome contains these proteins:
- a CDS encoding nuclear transport factor 2 family protein: MEEKRYPIPPFTMETAMQKVQAAEDAWNTRNPEQVAMAYTIDTEWRNRTDFINGRAEVRAFLTAKWDKELGYKLKKELWGFRENRMAVRFEYEWHDVNGQWYRSYGNELWEFDENGYMRKRFASINDLPIAETNKKL; encoded by the coding sequence ATGGAAGAGAAAAGATATCCAATACCGCCGTTTACCATGGAAACCGCGATGCAGAAAGTACAGGCGGCTGAAGACGCGTGGAATACAAGAAACCCCGAGCAGGTCGCCATGGCTTACACCATCGATACGGAATGGCGGAACCGTACCGACTTTATCAACGGACGCGCCGAAGTCAGGGCGTTCCTCACTGCGAAATGGGACAAGGAACTAGGCTATAAGCTGAAAAAAGAATTGTGGGGTTTCCGGGAGAACAGGATGGCCGTCCGATTTGAATATGAATGGCATGATGTAAACGGACAGTGGTACAGGAGTTACGGGAACGAACTTTGGGAGTTCGATGAAAACGGATACATGCGCAAGCGGTTTGCCAGCATCAACGACCTGCCAATCGCCGAAACGAATAAAAAATTGTAG
- a CDS encoding helix-turn-helix domain-containing protein — MEHGALTMVNPQNGNLAFKIFAFADNSHFDHLQRHNYYSLIWVKEGSGIVKADFSENEFGSSSLFAFSPYQPFLFKAEKALSGIALQFHPDFYCIHMHQKEVACNGVLFNNIYDPPMTRISGSDIATLDMLLVQMRNEMTNPALAQYESLVSYLKLFLITASRAKTSQQPSAMAAVAGLKEPFLLQNLKEAIEHNFRSKHTPADYAEVLKVPLKALARVTKNHFNKTLTDLISERIIIEAKRELYLTNKPVKEIAYDLGYSDEYYFSRFFKTNADISPQLYRDTVGFGKAAG, encoded by the coding sequence ATGGAGCACGGAGCACTTACAATGGTTAATCCGCAGAACGGTAACCTGGCCTTCAAAATATTCGCGTTCGCCGATAACAGTCATTTCGACCATCTGCAGCGGCACAATTATTATTCGCTGATTTGGGTAAAGGAAGGGTCCGGGATAGTGAAAGCCGACTTTTCCGAAAATGAATTCGGCAGCAGTTCGCTATTTGCGTTCTCACCATATCAGCCGTTCCTGTTCAAGGCGGAGAAAGCCCTGTCAGGGATTGCCCTGCAATTCCATCCGGATTTTTACTGCATCCATATGCACCAGAAAGAGGTGGCCTGCAATGGTGTGTTGTTTAACAACATTTACGACCCGCCAATGACCCGCATCAGCGGCTCCGATATCGCGACACTGGATATGCTGCTGGTACAAATGAGGAATGAGATGACGAACCCTGCGCTGGCCCAATATGAGAGTCTCGTGTCCTACCTTAAGTTGTTCCTGATTACGGCATCGAGAGCAAAAACCAGTCAGCAGCCCAGTGCCATGGCTGCGGTCGCTGGATTAAAGGAACCTTTCTTACTGCAAAACCTGAAAGAGGCCATTGAGCATAATTTCAGGAGCAAACATACGCCGGCTGATTATGCCGAGGTGCTGAAGGTCCCGCTCAAGGCACTGGCCCGTGTCACGAAAAACCACTTCAATAAGACGCTGACCGATCTCATTTCGGAACGTATAATTATCGAAGCCAAACGGGAGTTGTACCTCACCAACAAACCGGTTAAGGAAATTGCGTACGACCTGGGTTACAGCGATGAGTATTACTTCAGCAGGTTCTTTAAAACCAACGCCGATATATCGCCTCAGCTATACAGGGATACGGTGGGTTTTGGGAAGGCCGCCGGATGA
- a CDS encoding carboxymuconolactone decarboxylase family protein, producing MTRIKALDPEQASGKTKELFHAVQAKLGVVPNMMRTMGNAPALLEGYLNLSSSLGKGKLGGRTGELLALAVSQSNSCSYCLSAHTFIGNQLLKVDSDVLSLARSGESADAKTHAILTFAKALVSKGGLVNDDDVNNAKASGITDEELAEIVGHVALNILTNYFNNTADTEIDFPVITFDSIKA from the coding sequence ATGACACGTATTAAAGCTTTGGATCCTGAGCAGGCATCAGGAAAGACAAAAGAACTGTTCCATGCCGTGCAGGCCAAATTGGGCGTGGTCCCCAATATGATGAGAACGATGGGCAATGCCCCTGCCTTGCTGGAAGGATACCTGAACCTCAGCAGTAGCCTGGGAAAAGGGAAACTGGGAGGCCGTACCGGAGAGCTGCTCGCACTCGCTGTTTCTCAAAGCAACTCCTGCAGTTACTGCCTCTCGGCGCACACTTTTATCGGCAACCAATTGCTGAAGGTGGATTCGGACGTACTGTCATTGGCCCGGTCGGGAGAATCGGCAGACGCCAAGACCCATGCCATCCTGACATTCGCAAAGGCGCTGGTCAGCAAAGGCGGACTCGTCAATGATGACGATGTTAACAATGCCAAAGCCTCCGGCATAACCGATGAGGAACTGGCCGAGATCGTCGGACATGTGGCGCTGAACATCCTGACTAATTATTTCAACAATACGGCGGATACCGAAATCGACTTTCCGGTGATCACCTTTGACAGCATTAAGGCGTAA